In Anoplopoma fimbria isolate UVic2021 breed Golden Eagle Sablefish chromosome 12, Afim_UVic_2022, whole genome shotgun sequence, one DNA window encodes the following:
- the rap1aa gene encoding RAP1A, member of RAS oncogene family a — translation MREYKLVVLGSGGVGKSALTVQFVQGIFVEKYDPTIEDSYRKQVEVDGQQCMLEILDTAGTEQFTAMRDLYMKNGQGFALVYSITAQSTFNDLQDLREQILRVKDTEDVPMILVGNKCDLEDERVVGKEQGQNLARQWNNCAFLETSAKSKINVNEIFYDLVRQINRKTPMEKKKTKKKSSCTLL, via the exons ATGCGTGAGTACAAGCTCGTGGTGCTGGGATCAGGTGGCGTGGGAAAATCAGCACTG ACAGTCCAATTTGTGCAAGGCATTTTTGTGGAGAAGTACGACCCCACAATAGAAGACTCCTACAGAAAG caAGTCGAGGTCGATGGGCAGCAATGTATGCTTGAAATCCTGGACACGGCTGGAACA GAGCAGTTCACGGCTATGAGGGACCTGTACATGAAGAATGGCCAAGGTTTCGCTTTGGTGTACTCCATTACAGCGCAGTCGACATTTAATGACCTACAGGACCTCCGGGAACAGATCCTACGAGTGAAGGACACAGAGGAC GTGCCAATGATCCTGGTGGGAAACAAATGTGACCTGGAGGACGAGCGTGTGGTTGGCAAGGAGCAGGGTCAGAACCTGGCCCGTCAGTGGAACAACTGTGCCTTTTTAGAGACTTCAGCTAAATCAAAGATCAATGTTAATGAG ATTTTCTATGATCTGGTGAGACAGATCAACAGAAAAACGCCgatggaaaagaagaagacaaaaaagaagTCGAGTTGCACACTGCTCTAA
- the LOC129100309 gene encoding LOW QUALITY PROTEIN: XK-related protein 7-like (The sequence of the model RefSeq protein was modified relative to this genomic sequence to represent the inferred CDS: deleted 2 bases in 1 codon) gives MAAKSDGAPVSLRNQIPPECPSRSDPRPPQPRPAEQRYSVPDCCWTLCALLVFFSDGASDLWLAADYYLRRSYWCFALTLVFVVIPSVVVQVLSFRWFAYDFSETVESGTAAAAAVVGASGAEETDFSTKDSGERGAGRSAEAGVVLPGPGGAGAGAGAPGGGARGCCRAFMWLFQALIHIFQLAQVWRYVHALYLGVQSRWHRDPERRHYYWQMMFESADISMLRLLESFLKSAPQLVLQLSIMVQASQVLPLQGLSASASLMSLAWMVASYQKVLRDSRDDKLPMTYKAVIVQILWHLFTIGARTLAFALFASVFQLYFGIFIVAHWCIMTFWIIQGETDFCMSKWEEIIYNMMVGIMYVFCWFSVREGRTRCRMLIYSLTVFVENVALTTAWYLYRGPSTSDFYAVIMVCVVASSYALGTFFMFVYYCLLHPDGPVSGWGYIVEKEVPVEMLASPVTSLPPDLVSSPPRTLQRTKGSEREQGSGVDGDVFQVRALRGAQAPVPNLTPRTEGPVIRIDLPRKKYPAWDAHFIDRRLRKTILVLESAAPVTPRIQYRCLGTPKEVMEYETTV, from the exons ATGGCCGCGAAATCTGATGGTGCACCCGTCTCTCTACGAAACCAGATCCCACCCGAGTGTCCCTCCAGGTCGGACCCGCGGCCTCCCCAGCCCCGTCCCGCCGAGCAGCGCTACTCCGTCCCGGACTGCTGCTGGACGCTGTGCGCCCTTTTGGTGTTCTTCTCGGACGGGGCCTCAGACCTGTGGCTGGCCGCGGACTACTACCTCAGGAGGTCCTACTGGTGCTTTGCACTGACTCTGGTCTTTGTGGTAATCCCGTCCGTGGTCGTGCAAGTGTTGAGCTTCCGATGGTTCGCCTATGATTTCTCGGAGACCGTCGAGAGCGGCACTGCTGCTGCGGCCGCCGTGGTGGGCGCGTCGGGAGCGGAGGAGACCGActtcagcaccaaggacagcGGCGAGCGGGGCGCTGGCCGCTCCGCCGAGGCCGGGGTGGTGCTGCCGGGGCCGGGG GGGGCCGGGGCCGGGGCCGGGGCACCGGGGGGAGGAGCCCGGGGCTGCTGCAGAGCCTTCATGTGGCTCTTCCAGGCCCTCATTCACATATTTCAGCTGGCACAGGTCTGGAG GTATGTCCACGCCCTGTACTTGGGCGTGCAGAGCCGCTGGCACAGAGACCCCGAGCGCCGACACTACTACTGGCAAATGATGTTTGAGAGCGCCGATATCAGCATGCTGCGTCTGCTTGAGTCCTTCCTGAAGAGCGCCCCTCAGCTGGTGCTGCAGCTCAGCATCATGGTCCAGGCCAGTCAGGTGCTGCCCCTTCAGG GGCTTTCAGCTTCTGCATCACTGATGTCTCTCGCCTGGATGGTCGCCTCCTATCAGAAAGTCCTAAGGGACTCCCGAGACGATAAGCTACCCATGACCTACAAGGCGGTCATAGTTCAGATTCTGTGGCACCTGTTCACCATCGGCGCCCGCACTCTGGCCTTCGCCCTGTTTGCCTCCGTGTTCCAGCTGTACTTTGGCATTTTCATCGTGGCCCACTGGTGCATCATGACGTTTTGGATCATTCAAGGCGAGACGGACTTCTGCATGTCCAAGTGGGAGGAGATCATCTACAACATGATGGTGGGCATCATGTATGTTTTCTGCTGGTTCAGTGTGAGAGAGGGGCGCACCCGCTGCAGGATGCTCATCTACAGCCTGACTGTGTTCGTGGAGAATGTGGCGCTCACCACTGCCTGGTATTTGTACCGCGGCCCAAGTACCTCAGACTTCTACGCCGTCATCATGGTGTGCGTGGTGGCCAGCAGCTACGCTCTGGGCACCTTCTTCATGTTTGTGTATTACTGTCTGCTGCACCCTGACGGCCCCGTCTCAGGGTGGGGTTATATAGTGGAGAAGGAGGTGCCTGTGGAGATGCTGGCCTCCCCAGTTACCAGCCTCCCCCCCGACCTGGTGAGCAGCCCCCCCAGGACCCTTCAGAGAACTAAAGGGTCAGAAAGAGAGCAGGGTTCTGGGGTAGACGGAGACGTGTTTCAGGTGCGAGCCCTTCGGGGAGCTCAGGCCCCGGTGCCCAACTTAACACCCAGGACAGAGGGGCCAGTCATCCGCATAGACCTGCCCAGGAAGAAGTACCCTGCCTGGGATGCTCACTTCATCGACCGCCGGCTGCGTAAAACCATCCTGGTGCTCGAAAGCGCCGCCCCGGTCACGCCAAGGATTCAGTACCGCTGTCTGGGCACACCCAAAGAAGTGATGGAGTACGAGACCACCGTGTGA